The Deltaproteobacteria bacterium genome includes a region encoding these proteins:
- a CDS encoding CoB--CoM heterodisulfide reductase iron-sulfur subunit A family protein gives MAERGIEKGGSNPGQTGGPIGAVLVVGAGVTGVQAAEDLANSGYYVYLLEKTDKVGGVTAELDKMFPTHDCFLCMVCPKQDTHGFVEVTRHPFIEFLPQADLQTLEGEPGNFKAQVKVGLQSEARTLEVGAVILAPGFEVFDPTINDVYHYADHPNVINSLEFERLLSGTGPTGGRLLRPSDGQEAKKIAWFQCVGSRDIHHGDNAYCSSICCMYALKEAMMAKELCPEPPETSIFFMDIRTFGKDFELYLNRAQNLGVRLIRSRIHSIDPIANNNISLKYIDETGESQVEDYDLVVLSVGMQITKETQDLAKKLGIELNEHNFAKTTTFQPVKTNRPGIYVCGAFQNPLNIPESVTQAAAAVAAVSADLNTARNTVAKPKTYPPEREVSGEAPRVGVFIDSCGIESGSLDLPALVSYAKTLPNVALAEMGEFLCAPAGPEKMKDIIQKNNLNRVVVAAGSVRNYREQYQDIVQSAGLNKYLLEMANIREQVAWVHKDEPAKATQKAKGLIRMAVADANLRQAISESEIPVTRSGLVIGGGIGGMNAALSLAQQGFPVTLIEKNGELGGVARHLYTTIEGDDVQAYLKDLIAEVKAHPQIEVLTNSEIVDFKGVKGDFTSKVKIGSETREIRHGVAIVASGAQPYKPKEYLYGQHPGVLTQLELGERLATKPEEAKGWKNIAMIQCVGSRNEENPNCSRICCQAAIKNALHIKKLNPEANVFVLYRDMRTYGLMEDFYQEARKQGVLLFRYRRQEPPVVEDKGGRLNIRFKDLILGRELTLSPDILGLSTGAVPGDNDTLAKTMKLERDSLGWFQEVHLKQRPIDFFTEGVYMCGLAHAPKLITETIAQAQAAAGRALTVLSAERQRIGGVVAVVDKDICAACLICVRACPYDVPYICEDGYSVIDPARCQGCGICPAECPAKAITLQSYTDAQLLAKCDALLAEAAG, from the coding sequence ATGGCGGAGCGAGGTATAGAAAAAGGTGGGTCGAATCCAGGCCAAACCGGCGGTCCCATTGGCGCTGTCCTGGTAGTCGGAGCCGGAGTAACAGGCGTCCAGGCCGCCGAAGATTTGGCTAATTCGGGTTATTATGTTTATCTATTGGAAAAAACTGATAAAGTTGGCGGGGTTACGGCAGAACTTGATAAGATGTTTCCTACCCATGACTGCTTTCTCTGCATGGTCTGTCCCAAGCAGGACACACACGGTTTTGTGGAAGTAACCCGCCATCCCTTTATTGAATTTTTGCCCCAGGCCGACCTCCAGACATTGGAGGGGGAGCCGGGAAACTTTAAGGCCCAAGTCAAAGTGGGCCTCCAGTCCGAGGCCCGCACCCTGGAGGTGGGCGCAGTTATTCTGGCCCCAGGTTTTGAAGTCTTTGATCCTACCATAAACGATGTTTATCATTACGCTGATCATCCTAACGTTATTAATAGCTTGGAGTTCGAACGGTTGTTGTCCGGCACCGGTCCGACCGGGGGACGGCTGCTGCGCCCTTCTGATGGTCAAGAGGCCAAAAAGATTGCCTGGTTCCAGTGTGTCGGCTCCCGGGATATCCACCATGGCGACAATGCTTATTGTTCCTCGATCTGTTGTATGTACGCCTTGAAAGAGGCCATGATGGCCAAGGAGCTCTGTCCAGAGCCTCCCGAGACCAGCATCTTTTTTATGGATATCCGCACCTTTGGCAAGGATTTTGAGCTGTATCTCAACCGGGCTCAAAATCTGGGGGTGCGTTTGATACGATCCCGCATCCATTCCATCGATCCGATTGCTAATAATAACATAAGCCTGAAGTACATTGATGAAACCGGCGAATCCCAGGTCGAAGACTACGACCTAGTGGTGCTTTCCGTGGGCATGCAAATAACTAAGGAAACCCAGGACTTGGCCAAGAAATTAGGGATTGAACTCAATGAACATAACTTCGCCAAGACCACCACCTTCCAGCCGGTTAAGACCAACCGGCCCGGCATCTATGTCTGCGGGGCTTTCCAGAATCCATTAAATATTCCTGAATCCGTCACCCAAGCCGCGGCCGCGGTGGCCGCGGTGTCGGCTGATCTGAACACCGCCCGGAACACAGTCGCCAAACCCAAAACCTATCCTCCGGAACGGGAGGTCAGCGGCGAAGCTCCGCGCGTCGGGGTGTTTATTGACAGTTGCGGCATTGAATCAGGCAGCCTGGATCTTCCTGCCTTGGTCTCTTATGCCAAGACCCTGCCCAACGTAGCTCTGGCCGAAATGGGAGAGTTCTTGTGCGCCCCGGCCGGCCCGGAAAAGATGAAGGATATCATTCAAAAGAACAATCTCAACCGGGTGGTGGTGGCCGCTGGTTCGGTCCGCAATTATCGCGAACAATATCAGGACATTGTCCAAAGCGCCGGTCTCAACAAGTATCTGCTGGAGATGGCCAACATCCGGGAGCAAGTCGCTTGGGTGCATAAAGATGAACCGGCCAAAGCTACCCAGAAGGCCAAAGGCCTGATCCGCATGGCGGTAGCCGATGCCAATCTGCGGCAAGCCATTAGCGAATCGGAAATCCCGGTCACCAGAAGCGGGCTGGTCATCGGCGGCGGCATCGGCGGCATGAATGCTGCATTGAGTCTGGCCCAACAGGGTTTTCCGGTTACTCTGATCGAAAAGAACGGGGAGCTGGGCGGGGTGGCCCGCCACCTCTACACTACCATTGAGGGCGATGATGTGCAGGCCTACCTGAAAGACCTTATTGCCGAAGTCAAGGCCCATCCCCAAATCGAGGTGCTGACCAATAGCGAAATCGTTGATTTCAAGGGGGTAAAAGGTGACTTTACCTCCAAAGTTAAGATAGGGTCGGAAACCCGGGAAATTCGCCATGGGGTGGCCATTGTCGCCAGCGGCGCCCAGCCTTATAAACCTAAGGAATATCTCTACGGCCAGCATCCCGGCGTCCTTACCCAACTGGAACTGGGGGAACGGTTGGCCACTAAACCGGAGGAGGCCAAGGGCTGGAAAAATATTGCCATGATCCAGTGCGTCGGCTCCCGGAACGAGGAAAATCCCAACTGTAGCCGCATCTGTTGCCAGGCGGCAATCAAAAACGCTCTACATATAAAAAAGCTAAATCCCGAGGCCAATGTCTTTGTGCTGTATCGGGATATGCGCACTTACGGCCTTATGGAAGATTTTTATCAGGAGGCCCGCAAACAAGGGGTACTGTTATTCCGCTACCGGCGGCAAGAACCCCCAGTAGTCGAGGATAAGGGCGGCCGGCTGAACATCCGCTTTAAGGATCTGATCCTGGGCCGGGAGCTTACCCTAAGTCCTGATATTTTAGGCCTGAGCACCGGGGCAGTGCCCGGCGACAACGACACCCTGGCCAAGACCATGAAGCTGGAGCGGGATAGCCTAGGCTGGTTTCAGGAAGTTCATTTAAAACAACGGCCGATAGATTTCTTCACTGAAGGCGTCTATATGTGCGGCTTGGCCCATGCTCCCAAACTGATCACCGAGACCATCGCCCAGGCCCAGGCCGCGGCGGGTCGGGCTTTAACGGTGCTGTCAGCGGAGCGTCAGCGCATCGGCGGCGTAGTGGCAGTGGTGGACAAGGACATCTGCGCGGCCTGCCTGATCTGTGTGCGGGCCTGTCCTTATGATGTCCCTTATATCTGTGAAGACGGCTACTCGGTAATCGATCCGGCCCGTTGCCAGGGTTGTGGCATCTGTCCGGCGGAATGTCCGGCCAAGGCGATTACCTTGCAGAGTTACACCGATGCCCAGCTTCTGGCTAAATGTGATGCCCTGTTAGCGGAAGCCGCAGGTTAA
- a CDS encoding hydrogenase iron-sulfur subunit, with the protein MQDKNFEPIILAFCCYYCAYAAADLAGSMRLHYPANVLIILVPCSGRIKTIHLLRAFQHGADGVLVAGCQEGECHFLTGNLRARRKVEQVKKILDDLKLGSDRVEMYNLSASMGPRFAEIAQEMTAKIKKLGPSPIRRQLARSHVAKSFRPVCESDLS; encoded by the coding sequence TTGCAAGACAAAAATTTCGAACCAATAATCCTGGCCTTCTGTTGCTATTATTGTGCCTATGCGGCGGCCGATCTGGCCGGATCGATGCGGTTGCATTATCCGGCTAACGTCTTGATCATCCTGGTGCCCTGCTCGGGACGGATCAAGACCATCCACCTGTTACGGGCTTTTCAGCACGGCGCCGATGGCGTCTTGGTAGCTGGCTGTCAGGAGGGAGAGTGCCATTTTTTGACCGGCAATCTCCGGGCCCGCCGCAAGGTGGAGCAGGTGAAAAAGATTCTGGACGACCTGAAACTTGGGAGCGATCGGGTGGAAATGTATAATCTATCTGCCAGTATGGGACCAAGATTTGCTGAAATCGCCCAGGAAATGACGGCGAAAATTAAAAAATTGGGACCCAGCCCGATAAGGCGGCAGCTGGCCCGAAGCCATGTTGCGAAGTCTTTCCGGCCGGTATGTGAATCAGACCTAAGTTAG
- a CDS encoding hydrogenase iron-sulfur subunit gives MSETFEPTIIAYTCHFCPYEMADKAGEQHLSYPTNVSIIEVPCTGRIDVIHLLRAFQDGADGVYVVACKEGECHHKTGNLVAKKRLQYVKKMLDDLEIGSDRLEMRYIMTGEVPHFARIAQEMTEKIRALGPNPVKNGGAAKTA, from the coding sequence ATGAGTGAAACTTTTGAGCCAACCATTATTGCTTATACCTGTCATTTCTGCCCTTATGAGATGGCCGACAAGGCAGGTGAGCAACATTTAAGTTATCCAACCAATGTGTCCATCATTGAAGTGCCCTGCACCGGACGGATCGATGTCATCCATCTGCTGCGGGCTTTTCAAGACGGGGCCGACGGCGTGTATGTGGTGGCTTGTAAGGAAGGCGAGTGTCATCACAAAACCGGTAATCTTGTGGCCAAAAAAAGGCTGCAATATGTCAAAAAGATGCTGGACGACTTGGAAATCGGCAGCGACCGGCTTGAGATGCGTTACATCATGACCGGAGAAGTGCCACATTTTGCCCGGATCGCACAAGAGATGACCGAAAAAATCCGAGCCTTGGGGCCCAATCCGGTCAAAAACGGGGGTGCCGCCAAGACGGCCTGA
- a CDS encoding methylenetetrahydrofolate reductase C-terminal domain-containing protein: MIVAEQKPLKEIINMVSPFKKLLIVGCNECVTVCHAGGRKEVEQLAAALSMAAQKDGRPLEIKEVTLERCCDPEYIEQVRPFIDQYEAVLSCACSVGTQYFADTYPTKWALPALNTSFMGGSLAQGIWAERCAGCGNCILHETGGICPIARCSKRMLNGPCGGSTGGHCEVNPDIPCGWQLIWDRLVALGRIPDYAKIMAAKDWNTSRDGGPRKIVREDLTI; the protein is encoded by the coding sequence ATGATTGTTGCCGAGCAAAAACCCCTCAAAGAGATCATCAATATGGTCTCTCCCTTTAAAAAATTGTTGATCGTCGGCTGCAATGAGTGTGTCACCGTATGCCACGCCGGCGGTCGGAAAGAGGTCGAACAACTGGCCGCGGCTCTGTCGATGGCGGCTCAGAAAGATGGCCGGCCTTTAGAGATCAAAGAGGTTACCCTGGAACGGTGCTGTGACCCAGAATACATCGAACAGGTGCGGCCCTTTATCGATCAATACGAGGCGGTCCTGTCTTGTGCCTGCAGCGTCGGGACCCAATATTTTGCCGACACCTATCCCACCAAGTGGGCCTTGCCGGCCTTAAATACTTCCTTTATGGGCGGTTCTTTGGCCCAAGGCATCTGGGCCGAACGTTGCGCCGGCTGTGGCAACTGCATTCTCCACGAGACCGGCGGCATCTGCCCTATTGCCCGCTGCTCCAAACGGATGCTCAATGGCCCATGTGGGGGCTCCACCGGCGGCCATTGTGAAGTAAATCCTGATATCCCCTGTGGCTGGCAACTCATCTGGGACCGTTTGGTGGCCTTGGGTCGGATCCCGGACTATGCCAAGATAATGGCCGCTAAAGATTGGAACACTAGCCGGGACGGTGGGCCACGGAAAATTGTCAGAGAGGATTTGACCATATGA
- a CDS encoding methylenetetrahydrofolate reductase produces the protein MKTESKLEKILESGQLAVTSEAGPPRGAEPEVIRKKGEMLKKFVDCCNVTDNQTAMVRVCSLASCIILKELGISPILQMTARDRNRLAIQADILGAYAFGINTMLCLTGDHQSFGDHPTAANVFDLDSIQMIQGVHKIREEGTFMGGAKMTVAPKMYIGAAANPFADPFELRVMRLAKKVAAGVDFIQTQCIFNLDKFAKWMQMVCDEGLDQKVHILAGITPMKGLGMARYMKNKVPGMDVPDEVINRLKGVPKEKQADEGITMAVEQIQQLKEMKGVHGFHIMAIEWEEKVPEIVERAGLLPRPQVD, from the coding sequence ATGAAAACCGAAAGTAAATTAGAAAAGATTCTGGAGTCGGGGCAGCTGGCCGTAACTTCGGAAGCGGGGCCGCCTCGGGGAGCGGAGCCTGAGGTCATCAGGAAAAAGGGGGAAATGTTAAAAAAATTTGTAGACTGCTGCAATGTTACCGACAACCAAACCGCCATGGTGCGGGTCTGCAGTCTGGCTTCCTGTATCATTTTGAAAGAATTGGGGATCAGCCCGATCTTACAAATGACCGCCCGGGACCGCAACCGGCTGGCCATCCAGGCCGACATCCTGGGAGCCTATGCCTTTGGCATCAATACCATGCTGTGTCTGACCGGCGACCACCAGAGTTTCGGCGACCATCCCACCGCGGCCAATGTCTTTGACCTCGATTCCATCCAGATGATCCAGGGGGTCCACAAGATCCGTGAAGAAGGTACTTTCATGGGCGGGGCCAAAATGACCGTAGCCCCCAAAATGTATATTGGCGCCGCAGCCAACCCCTTTGCCGACCCCTTTGAACTGCGGGTGATGCGGCTGGCCAAAAAAGTCGCCGCGGGAGTCGATTTCATCCAGACCCAGTGCATCTTTAATCTAGATAAATTCGCCAAGTGGATGCAAATGGTTTGCGATGAGGGGCTGGATCAAAAGGTCCACATCCTGGCCGGGATCACCCCCATGAAGGGCTTGGGTATGGCCCGCTACATGAAAAACAAAGTCCCCGGTATGGATGTGCCGGATGAAGTAATCAATCGCTTAAAAGGCGTTCCCAAAGAGAAACAGGCCGATGAAGGCATTACCATGGCCGTGGAACAGATACAGCAGCTGAAAGAAATGAAGGGCGTCCATGGCTTCCACATCATGGCCATTGAGTGGGAGGAAAAAGTCCCTGAAATCGTCGAACGGGCCGGCCTCCTGCCCCGACCCCAGGTAGATTAA
- a CDS encoding sulfite exporter TauE/SafE family protein, whose amino-acid sequence MMILVGVAVGLGASFTGLGGGFLMVPLGIFLGLSVPEAVGTSFMAIVVISLSAVIAHRRLQHVNRRMGLLLGSGGLLGAQIGARLLPYVAAATFKKLFALILVLLALRMALAKEKTNTAEAPAQPARSPGRGYGQALAMLMLGVGVGVAASFTGLGGGFLMVPLAIFLGLSVQEAVGTSFLAILIISLSALVAHSKLAHVNYSVGLAWGVGGILGAQIGARLLTYVSGPTFKKIFAVLLVVLAARMFW is encoded by the coding sequence TTGATGATCCTGGTTGGCGTGGCCGTTGGCCTGGGGGCCAGCTTCACTGGCTTAGGCGGCGGTTTTTTGATGGTGCCGCTGGGCATTTTCCTGGGTCTATCGGTCCCCGAGGCGGTGGGCACTTCGTTTATGGCCATTGTGGTCATTTCCCTCTCGGCGGTCATCGCCCACCGCCGCCTGCAGCATGTCAACCGCCGGATGGGCCTGCTGTTAGGCTCCGGGGGGTTGCTGGGGGCCCAGATTGGGGCCCGTCTGCTGCCCTATGTGGCCGCGGCGACCTTTAAAAAGCTGTTTGCTCTGATCCTGGTGCTGTTGGCGCTGCGGATGGCGCTGGCTAAAGAAAAAACCAATACGGCCGAGGCACCAGCCCAGCCTGCGAGATCCCCGGGCCGCGGCTATGGGCAAGCCCTGGCCATGTTAATGTTGGGGGTGGGAGTCGGGGTGGCCGCCAGTTTCACCGGCCTAGGCGGTGGTTTTCTGATGGTGCCGCTGGCCATTTTCCTGGGCCTGTCGGTCCAGGAGGCGGTGGGGACTTCTTTTCTGGCTATCCTGATCATTTCCCTCTCAGCCCTGGTTGCCCACAGCAAACTGGCCCATGTCAATTATTCGGTCGGCCTGGCCTGGGGGGTAGGGGGCATCCTGGGGGCGCAGATTGGAGCCCGGTTATTAACCTATGTTTCTGGCCCCACCTTTAAAAAAATTTTTGCTGTCCTCCTGGTCGTCCTGGCTGCACGCATGTTCTGGTAA
- a CDS encoding CoB--CoM heterodisulfide reductase iron-sulfur subunit A family protein: MAKDKLLICHCPDLTIDVQALIEWLERSGQDVQLLPPLCTPEGLAQLHHHLSTAVGKLLIGACGPERYAGLFRLLVSKAELAVVDLLACNDLETAVGALTLAQAAPHSLEPTAPPLSREVLIVGGGIGGCQAALDLAKAGIKVYLVDAALSIGGIMAQLDKTFPTLDCSICILGPKLVEVAAHPQIELLTYVNIERITGAAGAFEVDLTLKPRYVDMTKCVGCGTCTEVCPIIVPGRWDLDLKPSKCIRISFAQAVPLRAAIDKEYCIDCQLCVKACERQAINLEDEPQPRHLTVGAIILATGARPFDPTIKSEYGYGRIPTVITNLEYERIVCASGPTQGLLITPEGRAVQRIAFIQCVGSRDRRFLPYCSGYCCTASIKEAMLALEHQPEAEVTIFYNDIRTSGKGFEELYQRARQAGVNFIKGLPGRIQEDDHGRPVISYENQLTGVRAQLTADLVVLAVGLEAPKKDLPFVGPAPDRDELGFYQCRQPVLHPLESTRPGVFLAGTCQGPQDITTTVCQGSAVAARVLNMFGSLAKKASRSGGA, from the coding sequence ATGGCGAAAGACAAGCTTCTAATCTGCCATTGCCCTGACTTAACCATAGATGTTCAGGCCCTGATTGAGTGGCTGGAGCGGTCCGGCCAGGATGTGCAACTGCTCCCGCCCCTATGCACCCCCGAGGGCCTGGCGCAGTTGCACCACCATCTCTCTACCGCGGTTGGTAAGTTGCTTATTGGTGCCTGTGGCCCCGAAAGATACGCCGGACTGTTTCGACTCCTGGTCAGCAAAGCTGAGCTAGCCGTTGTCGATCTGTTGGCCTGTAATGATCTAGAGACTGCAGTAGGGGCCCTGACCCTGGCCCAGGCGGCGCCTCACTCACTTGAACCAACCGCCCCCCCTTTGTCTCGGGAGGTGCTGATCGTCGGGGGCGGGATAGGGGGGTGCCAGGCGGCCTTGGATCTGGCCAAGGCAGGCATCAAGGTCTATCTGGTCGATGCGGCGCTGAGCATCGGCGGCATCATGGCTCAGTTAGACAAGACTTTTCCTACCCTTGACTGCTCAATCTGCATCTTAGGGCCGAAACTGGTGGAAGTAGCCGCCCACCCCCAGATTGAATTGCTGACCTACGTCAATATTGAACGGATAACCGGCGCGGCAGGGGCCTTTGAGGTAGATCTGACTCTGAAACCTCGTTATGTGGATATGACCAAATGTGTGGGCTGCGGGACCTGTACCGAGGTCTGTCCGATAATCGTTCCCGGCCGCTGGGATCTGGATCTGAAGCCGAGCAAATGTATACGGATCAGTTTTGCTCAGGCCGTGCCGCTCAGGGCCGCCATTGACAAGGAATACTGCATTGACTGCCAGTTGTGCGTCAAGGCCTGCGAGCGTCAGGCCATTAATCTGGAAGACGAGCCCCAACCCCGACATCTCACCGTCGGAGCCATTATCCTGGCCACCGGGGCCCGTCCCTTTGACCCCACTATCAAAAGCGAATATGGTTATGGCCGTATCCCGACGGTGATCACCAACCTGGAATACGAGCGCATCGTCTGCGCCTCCGGACCTACCCAGGGGTTGTTGATTACTCCTGAGGGACGAGCGGTGCAGCGTATTGCCTTTATCCAATGTGTCGGTTCCCGGGACCGCCGCTTCTTACCCTACTGCTCGGGCTATTGCTGTACGGCCTCGATAAAAGAGGCGATGCTGGCCCTGGAACACCAGCCCGAGGCCGAGGTGACCATTTTTTATAATGATATTCGCACCTCGGGCAAAGGCTTTGAAGAACTCTACCAACGGGCCCGGCAGGCGGGGGTTAATTTTATCAAGGGTTTGCCGGGGCGCATCCAGGAAGATGATCATGGCCGGCCGGTAATTTCCTACGAAAACCAGCTTACCGGCGTCCGTGCCCAACTTACCGCGGATCTGGTGGTTTTGGCGGTCGGACTGGAAGCCCCCAAGAAAGATTTACCCTTTGTCGGCCCGGCTCCGGACCGGGATGAGCTGGGCTTTTACCAGTGTCGCCAGCCGGTGTTGCACCCCTTGGAATCCACCCGGCCCGGCGTTTTCCTGGCCGGCACCTGTCAGGGGCCGCAAGATATTACCACCACGGTCTGCCAGGGCAGCGCCGTTGCCGCCCGGGTCCTCAATATGTTTGGCTCTCTGGCAAAAAAAGCCAGCCGGTCCGGAGGGGCATAA
- a CDS encoding hydrogenase iron-sulfur subunit has product MDEEVRIGLYICHCGLNIAGVISPEALVAQSQSFPEVTVCRHHLYTCSEAGQREILEDIQQLGLNRLVIAACSPKLHEPTFRRLLIEAGVNPYLLEMVNIREHCSWVHIHEPEAAAAKALELIKMGLAKVRLARPLTDRVVPLHRQALVIGGGPAGLRAALDIANAGFPVTLVECQPVLGGMTNSLYRTFPQGQTALSLINPMMAAVMLHPGIRLLSNSEVTEVSGHFGDFEVTVRQSLPLVSEDCDRCGQCLEVCPVEVPDERQQGLSSRKAIYLPAPQAFPGQYVIDQEHCNRCGLCVPVCPRQAINLRPKKVEHHLRCGSMVVATGFRPFNPEGSRYEPWAALPNVITSVTLERLLAPDGPTAGQVITPGGSNPPQEIAFILCVGSREEEGHRYCSRVCCPTALRQALELKSRLPQANIRLYYRDLRTTKKDWEALYTKAREAGLLFIRGQVKEVQADDDGRVIIRGDNELFQTATEDRVDLAVLAVGMEPGGGAPLREVLKLPVGDDGFFLEAHPKLRPLESVLDGIYLAGACQGPKDLSESITQASGAAAKILSLFAHETITLDGIVCEVDQEKCIGCETCYNECPFQAIKMVGEGKRRKAQVIEAACKGCGVCAGACPAGAVIAHGFTDEMIQAQIDEFLADHPQEKILAFCCNWCSYAGADFAGVSRLQYPPVVRIIRTMCAGRVHPKFILRALKQGAGRVLVTGCHPPGDCHYVSGNLRAQVRMEKLKKKLDKKGIDPQRLRLAWISATEGRIFQQIIQDLAAELKKT; this is encoded by the coding sequence ATGGACGAAGAAGTTCGCATCGGCCTCTACATCTGCCATTGTGGTCTCAATATTGCCGGAGTCATCAGTCCCGAAGCTCTGGTGGCCCAGTCACAAAGCTTCCCTGAGGTTACGGTCTGCCGGCATCACCTCTATACCTGCTCTGAGGCGGGCCAGCGCGAAATCCTGGAGGATATTCAACAATTGGGCCTGAACCGGCTGGTAATCGCTGCCTGTTCTCCCAAGCTCCATGAGCCGACTTTTCGGCGGCTGCTGATCGAGGCCGGGGTCAATCCCTATCTGTTGGAGATGGTTAACATCCGGGAGCACTGTTCCTGGGTGCATATCCACGAGCCGGAGGCGGCTGCGGCCAAGGCCCTGGAGTTGATCAAAATGGGGCTGGCCAAGGTGCGTTTGGCCCGCCCGCTCACTGATCGGGTGGTGCCGCTGCACCGTCAGGCCCTGGTCATCGGCGGCGGCCCGGCCGGTCTGCGGGCTGCCCTGGATATTGCCAATGCCGGATTCCCGGTAACCCTGGTGGAGTGCCAGCCGGTGCTGGGCGGCATGACCAATTCCCTATATCGCACTTTTCCGCAGGGACAGACCGCCCTCAGCCTGATCAATCCGATGATGGCGGCAGTCATGCTCCATCCGGGGATCAGGTTGCTGAGCAATAGTGAGGTCACCGAGGTCAGCGGCCATTTCGGCGATTTTGAGGTTACGGTGCGGCAATCTCTGCCCTTGGTGTCTGAGGACTGCGACCGTTGTGGCCAGTGTCTGGAGGTCTGTCCGGTCGAAGTGCCAGATGAACGCCAGCAAGGGTTAAGCTCCCGCAAAGCCATTTACCTCCCCGCCCCCCAGGCCTTTCCAGGCCAATATGTAATAGATCAGGAACATTGTAACCGTTGTGGCCTTTGTGTTCCGGTCTGTCCGCGGCAGGCCATCAATCTCCGGCCTAAGAAGGTCGAACACCACCTTCGCTGCGGAAGCATGGTGGTGGCTACCGGCTTTCGTCCTTTTAATCCAGAAGGCAGCCGCTATGAACCCTGGGCCGCGCTTCCCAATGTGATTACCTCGGTTACCCTGGAACGCTTGCTGGCCCCGGACGGACCGACCGCGGGTCAGGTGATCACGCCTGGCGGCTCTAACCCGCCCCAGGAGATTGCCTTTATCCTCTGCGTCGGTTCTCGGGAAGAAGAGGGTCATCGCTATTGCTCCCGGGTCTGTTGTCCGACTGCCTTGCGGCAGGCTCTGGAGTTGAAAAGCCGCCTTCCCCAGGCCAACATCCGCCTTTATTATCGGGATCTGCGGACTACCAAGAAAGACTGGGAAGCCCTTTACACTAAAGCCCGCGAAGCGGGCCTGCTGTTTATCCGGGGCCAGGTCAAGGAAGTCCAGGCTGATGATGACGGTCGGGTAATTATCCGGGGCGATAATGAGCTGTTTCAGACTGCCACTGAGGACCGGGTGGATCTGGCGGTATTGGCCGTGGGCATGGAGCCGGGCGGCGGCGCGCCGCTGCGTGAAGTTCTCAAGCTGCCGGTGGGCGACGATGGCTTTTTCCTGGAAGCCCATCCCAAGCTGCGCCCCCTGGAGAGCGTCCTGGATGGCATCTATCTGGCCGGAGCCTGCCAGGGACCTAAAGATCTTTCCGAATCCATCACCCAGGCCAGCGGCGCGGCGGCCAAAATCCTCTCGTTATTCGCCCACGAGACTATTACGCTGGACGGCATTGTTTGCGAAGTGGATCAGGAAAAATGCATCGGCTGTGAGACCTGTTACAATGAATGTCCCTTCCAGGCCATCAAAATGGTGGGGGAAGGCAAAAGGCGGAAGGCCCAGGTCATCGAGGCCGCCTGCAAAGGTTGCGGAGTCTGTGCCGGGGCTTGCCCGGCCGGGGCAGTGATTGCGCATGGTTTTACCGATGAGATGATTCAGGCCCAGATCGACGAGTTCTTGGCGGATCATCCGCAGGAAAAGATCCTGGCTTTCTGCTGCAACTGGTGTTCCTACGCCGGGGCCGATTTTGCCGGGGTGTCGCGCTTGCAATACCCCCCGGTGGTCCGCATCATCCGTACCATGTGCGCCGGTCGGGTGCATCCCAAATTTATTCTGCGTGCCTTGAAGCAGGGCGCCGGTCGGGTGCTGGTTACCGGCTGCCATCCTCCCGGTGACTGCCATTATGTTTCTGGAAACCTACGCGCCCAGGTCCGGATGGAAAAACTTAAGAAAAAACTGGATAAAAAAGGCATTGATCCCCAACGCTTGCGTTTGGCCTGGATTTCGGCTACCGAAGGCCGCATTTTTCAACAGATTATCCAGGATCTGGCTGCAGAATTAAAGAAAACCTAA